TGTAGCGGAAGCATCAGATATCCCGGTTACAAGGACTCTTGCACTCTTAATTCCTGCATGTTCCAGGACGGCTACAAAGGTTGCATCTCCGTACTGTATTTTTTCTCCTTTCGCTTTCTCCTGTTGCACAGTTTCAGGGTTCATCTCAAGGATGATATAAGGAATACCTGCGGTTTTTGCAGCCTTCGAAACTGTCTTTCCGGAAAAACCAAACCCTACCATTATAAGGTGGTCTTTCATCTGAGGTTCGGTGTTTTCTTCATCATCCAGAGGTTCCGAATAAATACCCTGTACCAGTTTCATGCCAAAAGCCGTGCTTGAAGCCTTCCTGACAATAAAATCGGCAGGCCTGTAAGAAGCATTGATTACAAAGGGGGTTACTCCCATGGTAAGAATTGAAACTGCCAGAAAAGTCTGGTAGGTTTCCTCTGTCAGGAGCGAGTATTCGAGACCCAGTCTCGACAGGACAAAAGAGAATTCTCCTACCTGAGACAGCGCAAGCCCTGTCAGTATGGTTGTACGGAGAGGAGATCCGAGAAGGAAAGTTACAAACCCTCCGGCCATTAATTTTACGATAATGAGAGTAATTGTTGCAAGAACAATGAGAGTCAGGTGATCAAGCAGATAACCGACGTCCAGAAGCATGCCTACGGACACGAAAAAAAAACTCATAAACATGTCTTTTAAAGGCAGGATATTACCCATTGCCTGATGGCTGTATTGAGACCCTGAGATAACGATCCCGGCTAAAAAGGCCCCAAGAGCCAGAGATAATCCAATGCTTGAGGTAAAGATAGCTGCTGATAAGCAGATGAAAACAACACTGACGAAGAAGAGCTGTTTACTGCCGGTCTTACCTACATGGTAAAATATCCAGGGAACAATGAACTTGGCACTCAGGATAAAAGCCAGGATAATCAGGGAACCTTTGAAGAAGATATTCGGAAGCGCACCCTCAAAACTCACGGAACCTCCTGCAAGCACAGGAGTAATCAGGATAAGGGGCACGATAGCAAGGTCCTGAAATATCAGGATTGCTAACGAGGTTTTTCCATGTGGAGTATAGACTTCACTTCTGTCCTGAAGAACCTTAAGAACTATTGCAGTACTGCTAAGCGAGATAAGGAACCCTATAAAGGTAGATGTAGCAGGACTGAATCCAAGCCCTGTGCAGACAATCAGGACAATCGCTGTTGTAAAGAGGATCTGGAGAGTTCCTCCT
The genomic region above belongs to Methanosarcina horonobensis HB-1 = JCM 15518 and contains:
- a CDS encoding cation:proton antiporter, coding for MEFSVLAHVDVILGFAILILTIFYKFEVPPVLGFLVTGMLIGPHGLGILDSGQNMELNAELGIIFLLFTIGVDLSLKELWKMKKAVMVGGTLQILFTTAIVLIVCTGLGFSPATSTFIGFLISLSSTAIVLKVLQDRSEVYTPHGKTSLAILIFQDLAIVPLILITPVLAGGSVSFEGALPNIFFKGSLIILAFILSAKFIVPWIFYHVGKTGSKQLFFVSVVFICLSAAIFTSSIGLSLALGAFLAGIVISGSQYSHQAMGNILPLKDMFMSFFFVSVGMLLDVGYLLDHLTLIVLATITLIIVKLMAGGFVTFLLGSPLRTTILTGLALSQVGEFSFVLSRLGLEYSLLTEETYQTFLAVSILTMGVTPFVINASYRPADFIVRKASSTAFGMKLVQGIYSEPLDDEENTEPQMKDHLIMVGFGFSGKTVSKAAKTAGIPYIILEMNPETVQQEKAKGEKIQYGDATFVAVLEHAGIKSARVLVTGISDASATRKIVKAAKELNPSICIIAKVHDLQEMKRLNALGADEIIPEEYETSVEIFVRLLEKYLVPREDIEKMVNDVRANGYRRLRKLAVDTGIDSGFSIKDGLPGIDIQVLKVGRGSSFDGKTLADLDFRRKHGVTVLSVRRRANLFHTPAGDFLLQANDACILLGKPEELYNVRKFFESVRS